Proteins co-encoded in one Corynebacterium lujinxingii genomic window:
- a CDS encoding NAD-dependent deacylase, with product MTTIDDARELLDDASHIEVFTGAGMSADSGIATYRDAQTGLWENVDPQDMASIDAWHDDPDTMFAWYLWRARLAQQAEPNAGHVAIARSPKTTVTTQNIDNLHERGGSNDVVHLHGSLFEFRCSLCDEPYTSPIELPEEPVAEITPPACPVCGGSVRPGVVWFGEALPEGEWKEAERRMRAADALVIVGTSGVVYPAAGLPLMAHARDIPIIEVTPMRTDLSHLADVVIEDTAAAALPTLLG from the coding sequence ATGACCACCATCGACGACGCACGCGAGCTTCTCGACGACGCCAGCCACATCGAAGTTTTCACCGGCGCCGGTATGAGTGCTGACAGCGGGATCGCCACGTACCGCGACGCGCAGACCGGCCTATGGGAGAACGTCGACCCGCAGGACATGGCTTCGATCGACGCGTGGCACGACGACCCGGACACCATGTTCGCGTGGTACCTCTGGCGCGCCCGCCTGGCGCAGCAGGCGGAGCCGAACGCCGGCCATGTGGCCATTGCACGCTCGCCGAAGACGACGGTGACCACGCAAAACATCGATAACCTGCACGAGCGTGGCGGCAGCAACGATGTCGTCCACCTGCACGGGTCGTTGTTCGAGTTCCGCTGTTCGCTTTGCGACGAGCCCTACACCAGCCCCATCGAACTCCCGGAGGAACCAGTCGCGGAGATCACCCCGCCGGCGTGTCCAGTCTGCGGCGGTTCGGTGCGCCCGGGCGTGGTGTGGTTCGGCGAGGCTTTGCCCGAGGGCGAGTGGAAGGAAGCCGAGCGACGCATGCGCGCCGCGGACGCGTTGGTGATCGTGGGCACCTCTGGCGTGGTCTACCCCGCTGCCGGTCTGCCGCTGATGGCGCACGCCCGCGATATCCCGATCATCGAGGTCACCCCGATGCGCACCGATCTGTCGCACCTAGCTGATGTGGTCATCGAGGACACCGCTGCAGCAGCGCTGCCCACGCTGCTGGGTTAG
- a CDS encoding class I SAM-dependent methyltransferase, with product MRTLDSLIWDIADIQAGEAVIICNDPTLDLTRAALSSGAEVVFADPDHTRCQEARALGAEVVGDVRIDDYFSGASGTAVAIGEMPKSLARLDYLARSIASAGFSQDRVVLGANNKHLSRGMNAVLGESFQDVAASLGRGKFRCLVASGARDVTYEPVRGDGLVAIGGVFSGAKPDRGGELLRSCLPDEPGRLLDLGCGNGSVTRGMSAAATDSDADAVLSARAIGIDATWDDAGSRFADASFDTIALNPPFHDGTAVDATLVQHLLDAAVRLLAPSGALYLVHNSHLRYRSEVERRFAKVEQVTRDKTFTVLRAIP from the coding sequence TTGCGCACGCTGGATAGCCTCATTTGGGACATCGCTGATATCCAAGCAGGTGAGGCGGTGATCATCTGCAACGATCCCACGTTGGATCTCACCCGCGCAGCGCTGTCCTCCGGTGCGGAAGTGGTGTTTGCGGATCCTGACCACACCCGCTGTCAGGAAGCCCGTGCGCTCGGCGCAGAAGTTGTGGGCGACGTGCGTATCGACGACTACTTTTCCGGCGCATCCGGCACCGCCGTGGCAATCGGGGAGATGCCCAAGTCGCTCGCCCGGCTGGACTACCTGGCGCGCTCCATCGCGTCCGCCGGCTTTTCACAGGACCGGGTAGTCCTCGGCGCGAACAATAAGCACCTCTCCCGTGGAATGAACGCGGTGCTGGGGGAGTCGTTTCAGGATGTGGCCGCCTCTCTTGGCCGCGGAAAGTTCCGCTGCCTGGTTGCTTCCGGCGCGCGGGATGTGACCTACGAGCCTGTGCGCGGCGACGGGCTCGTAGCTATCGGTGGCGTGTTCTCCGGTGCGAAGCCGGACCGCGGCGGCGAACTGCTGCGATCTTGCCTGCCGGACGAGCCCGGCAGGCTGCTCGATTTAGGGTGCGGCAACGGATCCGTCACCCGGGGCATGAGCGCGGCAGCCACCGACTCGGACGCGGATGCTGTGCTCTCCGCCCGTGCCATCGGCATCGATGCGACGTGGGACGACGCTGGCTCCCGTTTTGCGGACGCGTCCTTCGACACCATCGCCCTGAACCCGCCGTTCCACGACGGCACCGCCGTCGACGCCACGCTTGTGCAGCACCTGCTTGATGCGGCGGTGCGCCTGCTTGCGCCCAGCGGGGCGCTGTACCTCGTGCACAACTCGCACCTGCGCTACCGCAGTGAGGTGGAGCGCCGCTTTGCCAAGGTGGAGCAGGTCACGCGGGATAAAACGTTTACGGTGCTGCGCGCTATTCCTTGA
- the rimP gene encoding ribosome maturation factor RimP, translated as MAFPTNDELEQLISPVVAAYAMDIENIRTVKAGKKSQVVIALDSDTHPTLDELEEVSNELSALFDDTESRGEVNFGAGYTLELTTPGVDMPLTAPRHFRRNRGRLVKVGDEAWRMGPLDDAEENVALVRTTKKGEEIRVAPVSEIAGVVVEIEFNAPPAAEVELADQAFAELDAAKAEQEGNK; from the coding sequence ATGGCATTTCCCACGAACGACGAACTTGAGCAGTTGATCAGCCCGGTAGTCGCGGCGTACGCGATGGACATTGAAAACATCCGCACCGTCAAGGCGGGCAAAAAGTCGCAGGTGGTCATCGCGCTCGATTCGGATACGCACCCGACGCTCGACGAGCTCGAAGAAGTGTCCAACGAGCTCTCCGCGCTTTTCGACGACACCGAGTCCCGCGGCGAAGTGAACTTCGGCGCCGGCTACACCCTGGAGCTGACCACTCCGGGTGTGGACATGCCGTTGACGGCCCCACGCCACTTCCGTCGCAACCGCGGGCGCTTGGTGAAGGTGGGGGACGAAGCGTGGCGCATGGGCCCACTCGACGATGCGGAGGAGAACGTGGCGCTGGTGCGTACCACGAAGAAGGGTGAAGAAATCCGTGTCGCACCGGTTTCGGAAATTGCTGGTGTGGTGGTAGAAATTGAGTTCAACGCGCCCCCGGCAGCAGAGGTTGAGTTGGCGGATCAGGCGTTTGCAGAGCTCGACGCCGCGAAAGCGGAACAGGAAGGAAACAAGTGA
- the gltS gene encoding sodium/glutamate symporter translates to MAIEFSMIQTIGFAVVLLVIGRWLRNNVAFFERFAIPAPVIGGFLFALFNLVFKLTGWVDITFDTTLQGFFMTMFFTSVGFGASVAVLGKAGKMVTRFLLVASVLVVLQNVLAVVLAPLVDIPSSLALMTGSVSMTGGHGVSGGMAPLVEAQGVDRAETVAYTAATFGLLMGSLMGGPVGDRLIKNNRLQSTVSSEAGVDDSLIALRRRELRSDQVMQAFIVLLIAMFVGTYITDGINWVISQFTDKAAFPNYLGAMLVGILFRYISDTRNERQYHEFVPTQEVEIIGNVALALFLAQALMTIKLWELADLAVPLLVLLAAQTLLMFLYAYFITFRVMGRDYDAAILSAGHCGFGMGATPNGVANMESVVQKYSPSKLAFFVLPIIGGMFIDFVNILVVTVFLNVV, encoded by the coding sequence ATGGCGATCGAGTTCAGCATGATCCAGACCATCGGCTTTGCCGTCGTGCTGCTCGTCATCGGGCGTTGGCTGCGCAACAACGTCGCGTTCTTCGAGCGCTTCGCCATCCCCGCGCCCGTCATCGGCGGGTTCCTTTTCGCCCTGTTCAACCTGGTGTTCAAGCTCACCGGGTGGGTCGACATCACCTTCGACACCACCCTACAGGGCTTCTTCATGACCATGTTTTTCACCTCCGTCGGATTTGGCGCGAGCGTGGCCGTGCTGGGCAAAGCAGGAAAAATGGTGACACGGTTCCTGCTCGTCGCATCTGTGCTGGTGGTGCTACAAAACGTGCTCGCCGTGGTGCTTGCCCCGCTTGTGGATATTCCATCTTCGCTGGCCTTGATGACTGGCTCGGTGTCCATGACGGGCGGTCACGGCGTGTCTGGCGGCATGGCACCGCTCGTTGAGGCACAAGGCGTCGACCGTGCAGAAACCGTCGCGTACACCGCCGCCACGTTCGGTTTGCTCATGGGCTCGCTGATGGGCGGGCCGGTGGGCGACCGGTTGATCAAAAACAACCGCCTGCAGTCCACCGTGTCCAGCGAAGCTGGTGTCGACGACAGCCTAATCGCCCTCCGCCGCCGCGAACTGCGCAGCGATCAAGTTATGCAGGCGTTTATCGTCCTGCTCATCGCCATGTTCGTTGGCACCTACATCACCGACGGCATCAACTGGGTGATCAGCCAGTTCACGGACAAGGCGGCGTTTCCCAACTACCTCGGCGCGATGCTCGTCGGCATCCTGTTCCGCTACATCTCGGATACGCGCAACGAACGCCAGTACCACGAGTTCGTGCCCACCCAGGAGGTGGAGATCATCGGCAACGTGGCACTGGCGCTCTTCCTCGCCCAGGCGCTGATGACGATCAAACTGTGGGAACTGGCCGACCTCGCCGTGCCACTGCTCGTACTGCTGGCCGCGCAGACGCTGCTGATGTTCCTCTACGCCTACTTCATCACCTTCCGCGTGATGGGCCGCGACTACGACGCTGCCATTTTGTCCGCCGGACACTGCGGCTTCGGCATGGGCGCGACCCCGAACGGCGTGGCCAACATGGAATCGGTGGTGCAGAAGTACTCGCCGTCGAAACTCGCGTTTTTCGTGCTTCCGATCATCGGAGGAATGTTCATCGACTTCGTGAACATCCTGGTCGTCACCGTGTTCCTCAATGTGGTGTGA
- a CDS encoding YaaA family protein, which yields MLIVLPPSETKAPGGVDAAMSLSFPSLDPVRASLLDELSHTLVDAPASKQPEAEENLTLRSAPVMPAIERYTGVLYDSLDVASLSADALSRLAVGSALFGVVRAGNLIPRYRLSAGMKLDGKTMRAWWGSAVTDVLSECGFVVDMRSGAYQQLGPVSGAGTVRVEQAATGKVISHFNKKYKGELARALAPHDAASIGDVADIAAAAGFDVAVDGTLLTMRV from the coding sequence ATGCTGATCGTGCTCCCACCCTCCGAAACCAAAGCGCCCGGCGGTGTCGACGCGGCGATGTCGTTGTCGTTTCCGTCGCTCGATCCCGTCCGGGCTTCGCTTCTCGACGAACTCTCGCACACGCTTGTCGATGCCCCCGCCTCCAAGCAGCCCGAGGCGGAGGAAAACCTCACGCTGCGCTCCGCACCGGTGATGCCGGCGATCGAGCGCTACACGGGTGTGCTGTACGACTCGCTCGATGTGGCCTCGTTGTCTGCTGATGCTCTGTCCCGCCTTGCCGTGGGGTCTGCGCTGTTCGGTGTGGTGCGCGCTGGCAACCTCATCCCCCGCTACCGCCTGTCCGCGGGCATGAAGCTGGACGGCAAGACGATGCGCGCCTGGTGGGGCTCCGCAGTCACGGATGTGTTGTCGGAGTGCGGGTTTGTCGTCGACATGCGCTCCGGCGCCTACCAGCAGCTCGGGCCGGTCTCAGGTGCGGGGACCGTGCGTGTGGAGCAGGCGGCAACTGGCAAGGTGATCAGCCACTTCAACAAGAAATATAAAGGCGAGCTGGCCCGCGCGCTGGCGCCGCACGATGCTGCGTCTATCGGCGATGTCGCCGATATCGCGGCTGCTGCCGGGTTCGACGTTGCCGTCGACGGCACGCTGCTCACAATGCGCGTGTGA
- a CDS encoding DUF1648 domain-containing protein — translation MRPNHRRYAAAALIYAAAFAYILLRWDVIPDPVPVHINTAGEADGFKPKTLINATALLVIGIIMSLAMPLCVPPRALARQMVDVPVADALPVSETATQRVEKLCDAAATVMSKIVLAIAALFAILNISMVVPDVNLPFWLEIVMWVAFMVYVVAVALRISRSNDSIAPGAEEETRNHHLRYAGGMGTYNAPNDPMVAAVLPSNPGKIAVNTAHAPGKRYLWRVAASIIAIAAACIVLPFI, via the coding sequence ATGCGCCCCAACCACCGCCGTTACGCTGCGGCCGCCCTCATCTATGCCGCCGCATTCGCGTACATCCTGCTGCGCTGGGATGTGATTCCCGACCCGGTCCCGGTGCACATCAACACCGCCGGTGAGGCGGACGGGTTCAAACCGAAAACGCTAATCAACGCAACAGCCCTGCTGGTTATCGGCATCATCATGTCGCTGGCCATGCCGCTGTGCGTCCCGCCGAGAGCGCTGGCCCGGCAAATGGTCGACGTCCCCGTCGCCGACGCGCTGCCTGTTTCGGAAACGGCGACCCAGCGCGTCGAGAAGCTTTGCGACGCGGCCGCCACCGTCATGTCCAAAATCGTCCTCGCGATCGCGGCCCTGTTCGCCATACTGAACATCTCCATGGTGGTGCCGGATGTGAACCTCCCCTTCTGGCTGGAGATCGTCATGTGGGTCGCGTTTATGGTCTACGTCGTCGCAGTGGCGCTTCGGATTAGCCGCAGCAACGACAGCATCGCGCCGGGCGCCGAGGAAGAAACCCGCAACCACCACCTGCGCTACGCGGGCGGTATGGGAACGTACAACGCCCCAAACGACCCGATGGTCGCAGCGGTGTTGCCGTCTAACCCGGGAAAGATCGCGGTCAACACCGCGCACGCGCCGGGCAAGCGGTACCTGTGGCGGGTGGCCGCAAGCATCATCGCGATCGCCGCCGCGTGTATTGTCCTGCCGTTTATCTAA
- a CDS encoding DUF4439 domain-containing protein, with amino-acid sequence MKKLMVLPAALLLTSCTVMDVVGPRANGEIMSLAKQATADEGSANADWAELRTFHSVQLVDEALRLCGTDTAGETPSSCNVELDETDLPSADAGALLERTVVAADKVPEESVDLVVAQAVDAVALAPVNLDRIEGPLADDTASAADLLARENALYYGLGIALAHADGDLRARIGALREASHERTAALTRLLDGADGQALVPAAGYSFADGYAEPETADQATELVTTMQDDLVKQWRYAAAHAESKQWREAAILLAAHAQRA; translated from the coding sequence GTGAAGAAACTGATGGTGCTGCCGGCCGCGCTGCTGTTGACCAGCTGCACGGTCATGGATGTTGTCGGACCGCGCGCCAACGGCGAAATCATGTCGCTGGCAAAGCAGGCTACGGCGGACGAGGGCTCCGCCAACGCCGACTGGGCTGAGTTGCGCACCTTCCACAGCGTGCAGCTTGTCGACGAAGCACTGCGCCTGTGCGGCACCGACACCGCCGGCGAGACTCCGTCGTCGTGCAACGTCGAACTCGACGAAACAGATCTGCCCTCGGCAGATGCGGGCGCGCTGCTCGAACGCACCGTCGTCGCAGCGGACAAGGTGCCGGAGGAATCGGTGGACCTCGTGGTCGCGCAGGCCGTCGACGCTGTCGCGCTCGCCCCCGTCAATCTCGACCGCATCGAGGGCCCGCTTGCCGACGACACCGCCTCCGCCGCCGACCTCCTCGCCCGCGAAAACGCACTCTACTACGGGCTCGGCATCGCACTGGCGCACGCCGACGGCGACCTGCGGGCGCGCATCGGTGCGCTGCGCGAGGCGTCGCACGAACGCACCGCGGCGCTTACCCGCCTGCTCGACGGAGCGGACGGGCAGGCGCTTGTCCCCGCTGCCGGCTACTCCTTCGCCGACGGTTACGCCGAGCCGGAAACAGCAGACCAGGCCACCGAGCTCGTAACAACGATGCAAGACGACCTGGTCAAACAATGGCGCTACGCCGCGGCGCACGCAGAGTCGAAGCAGTGGCGTGAGGCGGCGATTCTGCTCGCCGCCCACGCCCAGCGGGCTTAG
- a CDS encoding proline--tRNA ligase produces MITRLSTLFLRTLREDPADAEVPSHKLLVRAGYVRRAAPGVYSWLPLGLRALRKVEGVVREEMDAMGGQELLFPALLPREPYEATNRWNEYGDELFRLKDRKGADMLLGPTHEEMFTAAVKDLYSSYKDFPVTLYQIQTKYRDEARPRAGILRGREFVMKDSYSFDMSDEGLDESYANHRAAYQRIFDRVGLRYEICKATSGAMGGSASEEFLAYSDNGEDTFVVSTAGDYAANVEAVTTVAPAPRAIDGLPEAVEHDTPSSETIDALVEWAQGAGVRVDDHPAQAEDTLKCMMIKVDDPRAVDENGEPVGPQLVGVLIPGDRELDEKRLEASLEPATFELASDEDFAKSDFLVKGYVGPRALQANGVRLLADPRVVEGSSWITGADAPQKHVVGLVAGRDFTVDGFVEAAEIKEGDPSPTGNGTVKLARGIEMGHIFQLGRKYTEAMDVQILDENGKRAVPTMGSYGIGISRMLAVVAEQRHDDKGLVWPVEIAPYQVHVAVANKDAAALEAGDRIAAELSDAGLEVLFDDRPKVSPGVKFKDAELLGMPFIVILGRAFADGNVELRIRGGETLEVPANEIVVKVQELVTERLG; encoded by the coding sequence ATGATTACTCGCCTGTCCACGCTGTTCCTGCGCACTCTGCGCGAAGATCCCGCCGATGCTGAAGTGCCGAGCCACAAACTGCTGGTCCGCGCCGGGTACGTGCGCCGCGCCGCGCCGGGCGTGTACTCGTGGCTGCCGCTGGGGCTGCGCGCGCTGCGCAAGGTCGAGGGCGTTGTGCGCGAGGAGATGGACGCGATGGGCGGCCAGGAGCTGCTGTTCCCGGCGCTGCTTCCCCGCGAGCCGTACGAGGCGACGAACCGCTGGAACGAATACGGCGACGAGCTGTTCCGCCTCAAAGACCGCAAGGGCGCGGACATGCTGCTCGGACCCACGCACGAGGAGATGTTCACCGCGGCCGTGAAGGACCTGTACTCCTCGTACAAGGATTTCCCGGTCACGCTGTACCAGATCCAGACGAAGTACCGCGACGAGGCGCGTCCGCGCGCGGGCATCCTGCGTGGGCGCGAGTTTGTGATGAAGGACTCCTACTCTTTCGACATGTCGGATGAGGGGCTCGACGAGTCCTACGCCAACCACCGCGCGGCCTACCAGCGCATCTTCGACCGCGTGGGCTTGCGTTACGAGATTTGTAAGGCCACCTCCGGTGCAATGGGCGGCTCCGCCTCCGAGGAGTTCCTCGCGTACTCCGACAACGGCGAGGACACCTTCGTGGTTTCCACCGCGGGCGATTACGCCGCCAACGTCGAGGCCGTGACCACGGTCGCGCCCGCCCCGCGTGCGATCGACGGCCTGCCGGAAGCGGTCGAGCACGACACGCCGTCGTCGGAGACCATCGATGCGCTCGTCGAGTGGGCGCAGGGGGCCGGGGTGCGTGTCGACGACCACCCCGCCCAGGCCGAAGACACCCTCAAATGCATGATGATCAAGGTCGACGACCCTCGCGCCGTGGACGAAAACGGCGAGCCGGTCGGCCCCCAGCTAGTTGGAGTGCTTATCCCGGGCGATCGCGAACTGGACGAAAAGCGCCTCGAGGCCTCGCTCGAGCCGGCCACCTTCGAGCTGGCGAGCGACGAAGATTTTGCCAAGAGCGACTTCCTGGTCAAGGGCTACGTCGGCCCCCGCGCACTGCAGGCCAACGGTGTGCGCCTGCTCGCCGACCCGCGCGTGGTGGAGGGCTCGTCGTGGATCACCGGCGCCGACGCGCCGCAGAAGCACGTCGTGGGCCTGGTCGCAGGCCGCGACTTCACGGTCGACGGGTTCGTCGAGGCCGCCGAGATCAAGGAGGGTGACCCGTCGCCGACTGGCAACGGCACCGTCAAACTCGCCCGCGGTATCGAGATGGGCCACATCTTCCAGTTGGGCCGCAAATACACCGAGGCCATGGACGTGCAGATTCTGGACGAAAACGGCAAGCGCGCCGTGCCGACGATGGGTTCTTACGGCATCGGCATTTCCCGCATGTTGGCCGTGGTCGCGGAGCAGCGCCACGACGACAAGGGGCTGGTCTGGCCTGTCGAGATCGCGCCGTACCAGGTGCACGTGGCGGTGGCCAACAAGGACGCCGCGGCGCTCGAGGCGGGCGACCGCATCGCCGCTGAACTCTCCGACGCGGGCCTCGAGGTGCTATTCGACGACCGCCCGAAGGTCTCCCCGGGCGTGAAGTTCAAAGACGCCGAACTGCTCGGCATGCCGTTTATTGTCATCCTGGGCCGCGCGTTCGCGGACGGCAACGTGGAGCTGCGCATCCGCGGCGGCGAGACACTTGAGGTCCCGGCCAACGAGATCGTGGTCAAGGTCCAGGAACTCGTGACTGAGCGTCTGGGCTAA
- a CDS encoding type II toxin-antitoxin system Phd/YefM family antitoxin, with product MSISASEARRTLYPLIERVNNDRDAVEIVSRNGNAVLMAAEDYEAWVETAYLFKSRENARRLTRSYDDALNGAVSEHDVDLDA from the coding sequence TTGTCTATCAGCGCATCTGAAGCGCGCCGGACGTTGTACCCGCTTATTGAACGAGTGAATAACGACCGCGATGCAGTCGAGATCGTTTCGCGAAACGGTAACGCAGTGTTGATGGCCGCAGAAGATTACGAGGCCTGGGTGGAGACCGCATACCTCTTTAAGTCGCGAGAAAATGCACGCCGGCTGACACGATCCTACGATGACGCGCTTAACGGCGCAGTGTCCGAACACGACGTTGATTTGGATGCATAG
- the cobA gene encoding uroporphyrinogen-III C-methyltransferase encodes MSNGHITLVGGGPGGWDLLTIRGLRALEAADVILADHLGPSAELEDFLDLSGKEVVDVAKLPYAKQVAQERINEMLVSYARDGKDVVRLKGGDPYVFGRGFEELQACAAAGLECSVVPGVTSAISVPAAAGVPVTQRGVTHAFTVASGHLPPGHEKSLVDWSALARTGGTIVVVMGVRNARAIADALLEAGLDPATPAAVIQEGETDTQRVFFATTATLADEMETRNIAAPAVYVVGEVAGLAHAG; translated from the coding sequence ATGAGTAACGGCCACATCACTCTTGTCGGCGGCGGTCCCGGGGGGTGGGACCTGCTTACCATCCGTGGACTTCGCGCGTTGGAGGCTGCGGATGTCATCCTTGCGGACCATTTGGGCCCGTCCGCGGAACTCGAGGATTTCTTGGACCTGTCCGGCAAGGAGGTAGTCGATGTAGCGAAGCTGCCCTACGCCAAGCAGGTCGCCCAGGAGCGCATCAACGAGATGTTGGTGTCGTACGCGCGCGACGGCAAGGATGTCGTGCGGCTGAAAGGTGGCGACCCATACGTGTTCGGCCGCGGCTTCGAGGAGTTGCAGGCTTGTGCGGCAGCCGGGCTCGAGTGTTCTGTGGTGCCGGGGGTGACCTCCGCGATTTCGGTGCCGGCGGCCGCTGGGGTGCCGGTGACCCAGCGCGGGGTCACGCACGCGTTCACGGTTGCCTCCGGCCACCTGCCTCCGGGGCACGAGAAGTCGCTCGTCGATTGGTCGGCGCTCGCGCGCACCGGCGGCACCATCGTCGTTGTGATGGGCGTGCGCAACGCCCGGGCGATCGCGGATGCGCTGCTGGAAGCCGGCCTCGACCCCGCAACCCCAGCTGCCGTGATCCAGGAAGGCGAGACCGATACGCAGCGGGTGTTCTTCGCCACCACGGCCACGCTTGCCGACGAGATGGAAACCCGCAACATCGCCGCCCCCGCCGTCTACGTCGTCGGAGAGGTGGCCGGCCTTGCGCACGCTGGATAG
- a CDS encoding protein adenylyltransferase SelO family protein: protein MTRPQLDHTLADSLPELAHEETGTRFENPQLVALNEPLARELGLDPAWLRGDDGLAWLSGAEGGHAMAYAGHQFGQFVPLLGDGRALLLGDINGFEIQLKGSGPTAFSRPGSDGVGAIGPMLREHLVSTFMDAIGVPTTRSLAVLTTGGTVIRQQGAVPGGIEVRVATSHLRVGTVQYAATQSEDLVRNVMGAAGFDDARQMLDTVTRRQFDLVAHWMRLGFVHGVMNTDNAALSGETIDYGPCAFTERFDANASFSSIDRMGRYAFGNQPTIIAWNMARLAEAVFPLLGQEKVNEYVATIQPAWDEAWARWIGDDHDGLNQAADITTYNREHGINGKPGPIFIPRNQMLQEAIDAAEQRGEYEQYNELLAAVSDPYNETAGPEWMARPEGQLPYVTFCGT from the coding sequence ATGACACGACCCCAGCTCGACCACACACTCGCTGACTCACTACCGGAGCTCGCGCACGAAGAGACGGGCACACGCTTTGAAAACCCGCAGCTCGTCGCACTGAATGAGCCGCTCGCCCGCGAACTCGGCCTCGACCCCGCTTGGCTGCGAGGCGACGACGGGCTTGCCTGGCTTTCCGGCGCTGAAGGCGGCCACGCCATGGCCTACGCGGGACACCAGTTCGGCCAGTTCGTTCCGTTGCTTGGCGACGGCCGCGCGCTCCTGCTCGGCGACATCAACGGCTTCGAAATTCAGCTGAAAGGCTCTGGCCCGACCGCATTTTCGCGGCCTGGTTCGGACGGCGTCGGCGCGATCGGCCCGATGCTGCGCGAACACCTCGTGTCCACGTTCATGGACGCGATAGGCGTGCCGACGACACGCTCGCTGGCGGTGCTCACCACCGGTGGGACGGTCATCCGGCAGCAGGGAGCGGTCCCGGGCGGCATCGAGGTGCGGGTGGCGACAAGCCACCTGCGCGTTGGCACTGTGCAGTACGCCGCGACCCAGTCCGAGGACCTCGTGCGCAACGTGATGGGCGCGGCCGGGTTCGACGACGCGCGCCAGATGCTGGACACAGTCACTCGTCGCCAGTTCGACTTGGTCGCCCACTGGATGCGCCTCGGCTTCGTCCACGGAGTGATGAACACCGACAACGCGGCGCTTTCCGGCGAGACGATCGACTACGGCCCCTGCGCGTTCACCGAGCGTTTCGACGCCAACGCGTCTTTTTCCTCCATCGACCGGATGGGCCGCTATGCGTTTGGCAACCAGCCGACGATTATTGCGTGGAACATGGCGCGGCTGGCTGAGGCAGTCTTCCCGTTGCTCGGCCAGGAGAAAGTCAACGAGTACGTGGCAACAATCCAGCCGGCCTGGGATGAAGCGTGGGCGCGTTGGATCGGCGACGACCACGACGGGCTGAATCAGGCTGCCGACATCACCACCTACAACCGAGAGCACGGCATCAACGGTAAGCCCGGCCCGATTTTCATACCTCGCAACCAGATGCTGCAGGAGGCGATCGACGCCGCCGAGCAGCGTGGCGAGTACGAGCAATACAACGAGCTGCTCGCCGCGGTAAGTGACCCGTATAACGAAACGGCCGGGCCCGAATGGATGGCCCGGCCGGAAGGACAGCTGCCCTACGTCACCTTCTGCGGAACGTAG
- a CDS encoding Txe/YoeB family addiction module toxin produces the protein MRLVWTDDAWSDYLHWQSNDRKTLKRVNQLLKDMLRDPFEGIGKPEPLKYGAEGAWSRRITQEHRLVYMVSGGDLVILQARYHY, from the coding sequence GTGCGTCTGGTTTGGACAGACGATGCCTGGAGCGATTACCTCCATTGGCAGAGTAATGACCGGAAAACACTCAAACGTGTGAACCAACTGCTGAAAGATATGTTGCGAGATCCGTTTGAAGGAATAGGCAAGCCCGAGCCACTCAAATACGGTGCTGAAGGTGCGTGGTCAAGGAGGATCACGCAAGAGCACCGCCTGGTGTACATGGTTTCCGGGGGAGACCTGGTGATCCTGCAGGCTCGATACCACTACTAA